The following proteins come from a genomic window of Coregonus clupeaformis isolate EN_2021a chromosome 2, ASM2061545v1, whole genome shotgun sequence:
- the LOC121534091 gene encoding sialoadhesin-like — translation MSQLGKDVRCVSATYVLPPFTNTHRYISFSKFAGTSRPPFHGVTPEMPLTLTGSMLAGLFLFIPGLLAVNEVSLKSTGLRVCALQGATAKLRCLYPPNSKHGYTNLYWFKVNQKWKWRGKTIPEDLVTDPEYEGRLVFDRSFIEIRNLRKSDKGDYHFRFKAEPYGWMNSARRINLIVTNLQMRMSPALVKKGKNVTLICSTTCTLSDNPTYIWYKNGKMAKCTKTSRVYLTSVSRKHAGSYSCAIKGYEDLRAPAVCLLGNCWNVSYTPNTICGFAGSYVDLPCTYTYPRSLNITETLWVNNTDLKMEPEDLSRYPEYEGRVEYRGNGRDCTLRIKDLRKSDSAKYRFLFKKAKGTYFNSSAVSLSVTDLHVHVYPAVVEEGDFVWIRCHTHCGLLQSYGGFIWYKDGQRILNPNQDEGYMILNIVSSEDAGSYSCALVGQELRSLEATLTVTKGPVPILTIVLGLVVFLTVGALLVFIYSTLKRRNAGGYNTRTNTQTVNNDDAFIDSSSNHENIEHIYADPDENDDMYTALRRGHLHFVYETIQRRESPQDLD, via the exons ATGTCTCAATTAGGGAAGGATGTGAGATGTGTATCAGCAACATATGTCCTGCCTCCCTTTACTAATACACATCGTTACATTTCGTTCAGTAAGTTTGCAGGTACTAGCAGACCACCTTTTCACGGG GTAACTCCAGAGATGCCCTTGACACTGACAGGAAGTATGCTTGCTGGACTGTTTCTCTTCATACCAGGTCTTCTGGCTGTGAACGAGGTGAGTTTAAAAAGCACAGGGTTGAGAGTCTGTGCATTACAGGGAGCAACTGCGAAACTAAGATGCCTGTATCCACCAAATAGCAAACATGGATACACAAACCTCTACTGGTTTAAAGTGAACCAGAAGTGGAAATGGAGGGGCAAGACTATTCCTGAGGATCTCGTCACAGACCCAGAATATGAAGGTCGTTTGGTGTTTGACAGATCTTTTATTGAAATAAGAAACCTGCGAAAGAGTGACAAGGGTGACTATCACTTTAGATTTAAGGCAGAGCCCTACGGATGGATGAATAGCGCACGTAGAATCAATTTGATTGTCACAAACCTGCAGATGCGCATGAGTCCTGCTTTAGTGAAAAAGGGAAAGAATGTGACACTGATCTGTAGCACCACCTGCACTCTGAGTGATAACCCCACCTACATCTGGTACAAGAACGGTAAAATGGCTAAATGCACCAAAACCAGCAGAGTTTACCTCACCTCAGTCAGTAGGAAGCATGCAGGCAGCTACTCCTGTGCTATAAAGGGCTATGAGGATCTCCGTGCTCCTGCAGTGTGTCTCCTGGGAAACTGCTGGAACGTGAGTTACACCCCCAATACAATCTGTGGATTCGCTGGGTCGTATGTAGACCTACCTTGCACTTACACATACCCCAGAAGTCTCAATATCACAGAGACACTTTGGGTGAATAATACAGATCTCAAAATGGAGCCTGAAGATCTGAGTCGGTACCCGGAGTATGAGGGTCGTGTGGAGTATCGTGGAAATGGTAGAGACTGCACCCTGAGAATCAAAGATTTGAGGAAGAGTGACTCAGCCAAGTACAGGTTCCTGTTTAAAAAGGCAAAGGGGACGTACTTTAATTCATCcgcagtatctctgtctgtcaCAGACCTACATGTGCATGTATATCCTGCCGTCGTGGAAGAGGGAGACTTTGTGTGGATCAGGTGCCATACCCATTGCGGTCTTCTGCAAAGCTACGGGGGCTTCATTTGGTACAAAGACGGACAACGTATTCTCAACCCAAATCAAGACGAAGGCTACATGATACTTAACATCGTCAGCAGTGAGGATGCAGGCAGCTACTCCTGTGCACTGGTTGGCCAGGAGTTACGCTCTCTGGAAGCTACACTCACCGTCACTAAAGGACCAGTGCCGATCTTAACTATTGTTCTGGGGCTAGTGGTTTTTCTGACTGTTGGAGCTCTTCTGGTATTTATTTACAGCACACTGAAAAGGAGAAACGCGGGAGGATATAATACTAGAACTAACACCCAAACTGTTAATAATGATGACGCTTTTATAGACAGCTCCTCCAACCATGaaaacatagaacatatctaTGCGGACCCAGATGAGAATGATGACATGTACACAGCTCTTCGGAGAGGGCATTTGCACTTCGTGTATGAGACCATCCAGAGGAGAGAATCACCACAGGACCTGGACTAA